The Tenrec ecaudatus isolate mTenEca1 chromosome 12, mTenEca1.hap1, whole genome shotgun sequence genomic interval GACTGGTTCTCTTGTCCCGTTCTGGCAGAGGAGTGAGCTCCGTAGTCCGCCGGTGTGTCCATCGAGCTACGGGCCATGAGTTTGCCGTGAAGATCATGGAAGTGACCGCCGAGCGGCTGAGTCCGGAGCAGCTGGAAGAGGTGCGGGAAGCCACCCGAAGAGAGACGCACATCCTGCGCCAGGTCGCTGGCCACCCCCACATCAGTGAGGCCACCCCCACTGTTCCCGCCCACAGCCCTCCCCCGACCCCACCTCCCCCCTCTGCTCCTCCCCCCGGGGACCCATAGCGCCCCCCTGGCACCTGCCTCTCTGCCTCTTTCCCTAGTCACTCTCATCGATTCCTACGAGTCTTCTAGCTTCATGTTCCTGGTGTTTGACCTGTGAGTACCTCCCTCCCGGCACCCCTCAGGGCCCCAGTGTGACCGCAGTCCTCCACCCAAGCCAGGGCCCCCTGCAGAGCCCCGGCGGGCTCTCCCCTGCTCCCAGGGCCATGGCTGAAGCGTGGTCCTCAAGCCACAGTGGCTCATCACGTTCAGAGGGGCCTTAGGACCTCAGGGGACACTGGCTCCGCCCACCCCCTGTGGTCCGAAGTGAAGGGAGAGCAGGCTGTTTGAAGCCAGGAATTGGCTGCTTCTACAATGGCGCCCACGCccccacctggaaaaaaaaatcacaaagctTTCTGGGCAGTGGCTGAGGTGACCCTCAGCAGACGGTAGAGGGTCCATCACACCATGGTGGAACTTCACCAGTGTTCCTCCCCCAGCAACATCCACTCTGCTCTTAGGTCAAGGATGGGGCTCTAGCTCGTAATGACGACCCTAGCTTTTAATGTCTGGGGGGGGCTGTCACATCAACCTAATTTCCACACACCCTATTCCTcatcccaccccccacaattaacGGTGTTTATTTGGCCTATAAATTATGATCGGTGTCAGAGACCTTTCACAGAGGGGCCAGTCGTTCATCTAAATTATGGTCCCAGAAGGCATTTCTTCTTGCCACCTGGCCTCACACTGGCATAATGCAGCTGTTTCAGCCCCCAGGTCCCCGAGCATCCGGCTCCCTCACGGAGCCTCTGCCTTTGGCTTCCCTCCAAAGGGATCTCTTCACCAACCCTTtgctgggtgggaggggggtctTCCCCGCGGGCACTGGCTTCCACTGCAGCCTCCCTGCAGGgtgcaccccacacacacacttcctctcTCCTAGGATGCGGAAGGGAGAGCTGTTTGACTACCTCACAGAGAAGGTGGCCCTCTCTGAAAAGGAGACCAGGTAACAGCTGGGCCTGCAGCCCGGGGTGGGCGGCAGGCAGGGGCAGCGAGGAGAAAGGCGGAGACTGCACGCCCCCTTCCCCAGGTCCATCATGAGGTCTCTGCTGGAAGCCGTGAGCTTCCTCCACGCCAACAACATCGTGCACCGAGACCTGAAGCCCGAGAACATCCTCCTGGATGACCACATGCAGGTCCGGCTTTCCGACTTTGGATTCTCCTGCCACCTGGAACCTGGGGAGCGCCTGCGAGGTACAGACGCCCAGCGCCCCGAGAGGCTTGGCAGAGTTGGGTGCTGAGCCCCAGGGGTGATAAATGGGGAGAAGTCAGCAAGTGAGTGCTTAATTGCCCTGTACCATGTGTGTGTGAACCTCAGGGGGCAAAACTGTGTGGACTTCCCAAGCCTGCCAGCCAAGCTGACCATGTAGTGAGCAGCCCAGGGCagagcccactgcaccaccacgaaCACAGCTTGGAAATTGCTGGGCTGATGAGAGTTGCTGTGTGGGAGGCGAGAAACGGAGATAAAAGCTTGGACTAGTGATGGAGGGCTTGGTGTGGACACAGCCTAGACCTGACCCTGGTGCATCGGGGAGCTGGGGAGGGGTTGTGAGCAGGACACAGAACCAGGGTGCACAGAAGTTCCTGCTGGCTGCCCTTGGGCTGAGTGGGGCTCTGGCGATCCAAAGTGGAAGTGGTGGGAGAAGAAATAAGTGGGCAGAAAGGGACATGAACAGACGTCGGTTGTCCTGGCTGTGTAAGAATGTGGTCGTAAGCAAGTCTGGTGTGGAGTGGGTCGGGGCAGTTAGAGGTTGGCTCAGCTgcatggtggaggagggagttCCCAACAGGCGGGTAGGAACTTGGTAGCCACCAGTAAAACAGGTTTGCCTAGAAGGGCCCAGGCACCCTGGCAGAGGCTCAGGGGTTTGAGACGCTGCAGGAGACAAAGTGGAgacacctgaggctggggcaggtgATCGCCACTCAGCTCAGCCTTCTCTCTCCAGAGTTGTGCGGGACCCCAGGCTATCTGGCTCCAGAGATCCTCAAATGCTCGATGGACGAAACCCACCCAGGCTATGGCAAGGAAGTCGACCTGTGAGTCTGGTCCCCGTCCCTGTGCAGTCCTTCAACATACTGGGTCTCCATGTCCCCTTCCGCCCCGCCTGACGCTGCTCTCGCCCCCAGCTGGGCCTGTGGGGTCATCTTGTTCACACTCCTGGCCGGCTCGCCACCGTTCTGGCACCGGCGCCAGATCCTGATGCTGCGGATGATCATGGAGGGCCATTACCAGTTCACGTCGCCCGAGTGGGACGACCGTTCTGGCACCGtcaaagacctggtgagctggaGCCAGGGGAGGGCGAGAGGGGAGGGCCAGGAGCCGCCCACTGAGTGCCGGCTGCTGCCCCTAGATCGCAAGGTTGCTGCAGGTGGATCCGGAGGCCCGACTGACGGCCGAGCAGGCTCTGCGCCACCCATTCTTTGAGCGCTGTGAAGGCAGCCAGCCCTGGACCCTCAGCCCCCGCCAGCGCTTCCGGGTAAGCCTGCGAGCTTTCCCCCAGCCTCCGGCAGGGCTGGTCTCGCTGCCTTGTGAGCCTCCTGGAGTTGGAGCCTGCACTGACGCTCACACCTCACACACACGCCCCCTTCTCAGGTGGCAGTGTGGACAGTGCTAGCTGCGGGGCGCGTGGCCTTAAGTGCCCACCGCATCCAGCCCCTGACCAAGAGTGCCCTGTTGAGGGATCCGTATGCGCTGCGCCCAGTCCGGCGCCTCATCGACAGCTGTGCCTTCCGGCTCTACGGGCACTGGGTGAAGAAGGGGGAGCAGCAGAACCGGGCAGCCCTCTTCCAGCACCGGCCCCCAGGGCCGGTCCCCCTCTCGGGCCCGGAAGAGGAGGCGGACTCGGCCGCTGTCCTGGAGGATGAGGGGCTGCTGGCGTTGGGCTAGGAGCTCAGGATGCAGAACTCACGAGGACTTGCCGCAGTCCAGCCCGTGGGCCCTGGGCTCCAGCCCCCATGCCTGGCTAGGCCTACTACTGCTCATGCCATTGCCATGAAGATCTACTGTATACCTACCGCGCTCACAGCAGGACTGAGACGGCTGGAAGAGGGGCAGGGAGCAGCGGGGCCGCCATGCCTGACCTTGTCAGTGCTGCCCATCCTCC includes:
- the PHKG2 gene encoding phosphorylase b kinase gamma catalytic chain, liver/testis isoform; translation: MSPLETPLPIPSPDKTPASFRMTRDVGPEDELPDWAAAKEFYQKYDPKDVIGRGVSSVVRRCVHRATGHEFAVKIMEVTAERLSPEQLEEVREATRRETHILRQVAGHPHIITLIDSYESSSFMFLVFDLMRKGELFDYLTEKVALSEKETRSIMRSLLEAVSFLHANNIVHRDLKPENILLDDHMQVRLSDFGFSCHLEPGERLRELCGTPGYLAPEILKCSMDETHPGYGKEVDLWACGVILFTLLAGSPPFWHRRQILMLRMIMEGHYQFTSPEWDDRSGTVKDLIARLLQVDPEARLTAEQALRHPFFERCEGSQPWTLSPRQRFRVAVWTVLAAGRVALSAHRIQPLTKSALLRDPYALRPVRRLIDSCAFRLYGHWVKKGEQQNRAALFQHRPPGPVPLSGPEEEADSAAVLEDEGLLALG